The Chryseobacterium nakagawai genome has a segment encoding these proteins:
- a CDS encoding cytochrome-c peroxidase: protein MKKLSKYPILLLLYSATALFVLSYCKSEKQQPIYEDLGSVKSRIITTNTDFEKQINELKALVSKDSDEKLLQEKFESIRKTYKKMEWAIEYFLPHSARFINGPALPEIEMDEHTEIEPEGLQVLEEMFYPYQKENKDEVNRMLNKLINKSNTIKTNFQVITISKDQVFDALRQEAFRISSLGISGFDTPISGVFLKEIPSSLEGIKETLEQISTDRSKNKALKSIITEINAATEILKKNTDKNTFDYVNFIPDHLNKITTLLLDFKNQEKIPDVEVTTALNKNAATFFSKNAFNPNAFTPGKEYAFSEEKAALGQQLFKDNMLSNNNNRSCATCHIPEKAFTDGLAKSMSLENSELARNAPSLNYAGFQHGQFWDMRKDDLEGQSSDVISNKEEMHGDLTIILAKINQDKNYQAAFKKIYHSQKAEVWQLQNVLASYIRSLAKFNSNFDEYMQGNKSAMTESQKRGFNLFVGKAQCAICHFIPLFNGTVPPTFKKTEQEVLGIAINGENKTFDNDLGRGKFHETVAALQHSFKTPTLRNIHKTAPYMHNGGYTTLKEVMNFYNKGGGKGFGFKVENQTLSDSPLQLTEPEIDDIIEFMKALDDR from the coding sequence ATGAAGAAACTTTCAAAATATCCGATACTTCTTCTTTTATATTCTGCAACAGCTCTTTTTGTCCTTTCCTATTGTAAAAGTGAAAAACAGCAGCCAATATATGAAGACCTGGGTTCTGTAAAAAGCAGGATCATCACCACCAACACTGATTTTGAAAAACAGATCAATGAACTGAAAGCCCTTGTTTCTAAAGACTCTGATGAAAAGCTTCTTCAGGAGAAGTTTGAGAGTATCAGAAAGACTTATAAAAAAATGGAATGGGCCATAGAGTACTTCCTTCCCCACTCTGCCAGATTCATTAACGGACCGGCACTTCCTGAAATAGAGATGGATGAACACACAGAAATAGAACCTGAAGGACTGCAGGTTTTAGAAGAAATGTTTTATCCTTACCAGAAAGAGAATAAAGATGAGGTGAACCGAATGCTCAACAAACTCATCAATAAAAGCAATACCATAAAAACTAATTTCCAGGTCATTACCATTAGTAAAGACCAGGTTTTTGATGCTTTGAGGCAGGAAGCTTTCAGAATTTCCAGCCTGGGAATTTCAGGTTTTGACACCCCCATTTCTGGAGTGTTTTTAAAAGAAATCCCTTCTTCATTGGAAGGCATTAAAGAAACATTGGAACAAATATCTACCGACAGATCAAAAAATAAAGCCCTGAAAAGTATTATCACGGAGATCAATGCAGCTACAGAAATCCTGAAAAAAAATACTGATAAAAATACATTCGATTATGTCAACTTCATCCCGGATCATCTCAATAAGATCACTACGCTGTTGCTTGATTTTAAAAATCAGGAAAAAATCCCGGATGTGGAGGTAACGACAGCATTAAACAAAAATGCAGCTACATTTTTCTCTAAAAATGCTTTCAACCCTAATGCTTTCACTCCCGGAAAAGAATATGCTTTTTCTGAAGAAAAGGCGGCTCTTGGACAGCAGCTTTTTAAAGATAACATGCTATCAAATAACAACAACCGTAGCTGTGCAACATGCCACATTCCTGAAAAAGCTTTTACTGATGGTCTTGCGAAATCAATGTCGCTCGAAAATTCAGAACTTGCCAGGAATGCTCCTTCCCTCAACTATGCAGGATTTCAGCATGGTCAGTTTTGGGATATGAGGAAGGATGACCTGGAAGGGCAAAGCTCAGATGTGATCTCTAATAAAGAAGAAATGCATGGAGATTTAACGATCATTCTTGCTAAAATTAACCAAGATAAAAACTATCAGGCGGCATTTAAAAAGATTTATCATTCACAAAAGGCTGAGGTGTGGCAGCTTCAGAATGTATTGGCAAGTTATATACGTTCTTTAGCAAAATTCAATTCCAATTTTGATGAATATATGCAGGGAAATAAATCGGCAATGACCGAAAGTCAAAAGCGTGGCTTTAATCTATTTGTCGGGAAAGCCCAATGTGCGATATGTCATTTTATTCCCTTATTTAATGGTACCGTTCCCCCAACTTTCAAAAAAACAGAGCAGGAAGTATTGGGAATAGCTATCAATGGAGAAAATAAAACATTTGATAATGATCTGGGAAGAGGAAAGTTTCATGAAACAGTAGCTGCCTTACAGCATTCCTTTAAAACGCCTACTCTCAGAAACATTCATAAAACAGCTCCTTATATGCACAACGGAGGCTATACAACACTGAAAGAGGTCATGAATTTTTACAATAAAGGCGGTGGAAAAGGTTTCGGATTTAAGGTAGAAAACCAAACACTTTCTGATAGTCCGCTGCAGTTAACTGAACCTGAAATAGATGATATTATTGAATTTATGAAGGCTTTAGATGATCGATAG